One stretch of Gouania willdenowi chromosome 16, fGouWil2.1, whole genome shotgun sequence DNA includes these proteins:
- the LOC114478470 gene encoding C-type lectin lectoxin-Thr1-like yields the protein MDHYGTLAFILVSGQNQKSFVFHPEKKTWTSAQEYCRKHHTDLATIENSDDNSKATADIPSGSQAWIGLYRIRWRWVDGSQNSFTNWRSGSPDSAIENCAVVDMKHQWNDVQCTQPFIFICQQGKRHML from the coding sequence TTTCAGGACAAAACCAGAAATCCTTTGTGTTCCACCCGGAGAAGAAGACATGGACCTCTGCGCAGGAATACTGCAGGAAACACCACACAGACCTGGCAACGATAGAGAACAGTGACGACAACTCCAAAGCCACAGCAGACATTCCCTCTGGCAGTCAGGCTTGGATCGGCCTCTATCGTATCAGGTGGAGATGGGTCGACGGGAGCCAGAACTCCTTCACAAACTGGAGGTCGGGCAGTCCAGACTCCGCCATTGAGAACTGCGCTGTTGTGGACATGAAACACCAGTGGAACGATGTTCAATGCACACAGCCCTTTATCTTCATCTGCCAACAAGGTAAACGTCACATGCTTTAG